A stretch of the Fusarium musae strain F31 chromosome 2, whole genome shotgun sequence genome encodes the following:
- the GSK1 gene encoding Glycogen synthase kinase 1 (BUSCO:EOG09262KXK), whose translation MSAHRPNAFNSLRMGEVIREKVQDGVTGETRDLQYTQCKIVGNGSFGVVFQTKLSPSGEDAAIKRVLQDKRFKNRELQIMRIVRHPNIVQLKAFYYSNGERKDEVYLNLVQEFVPETVYRASRFFNKMKTTMPILEVKLYIYQLFRALAYIHSQGICHRDIKPQNLLLDPNSGILKLCDFGSAKILVPNEPNVSYICSRYYRAPELIFGATNYTTKIDVWSTGCVMAELMLGQPLFPGESGIDQLVEIIKVLGTPTREQIRTMNPNYMEHKFPQIKPHPFNKVFRKADANAIDLIARLLEYTPTERQSAIDAMVHPFFDELRDPNTKLPDSRHGTGQLRELPALFDFTRHELSIAPSLNQKLVPAHIRPVLASQGLDIDHFTPLTEQEMMAKLD comes from the exons ATGTCGGCTCATCGGCCAAACGCTTTCAACAGCCTCCGGATGGGAG AGGTGATCCGCGAGAAGGTCCAAGATGGAGTGACTGGAGAAACTCGGGACCTGCAATACACGCAATGCAAGATTGTCGGAAATGGCTCCTTCGGTGTTGTTTTCCAGACCAAGCTGTCGCCATCTGGAGAGGATGCTGCTATCAAGCGAGTCCTTCAGGACAAGCGATTCAAG AACCGTGAGCTCCAAATCATGCGCATTGTCCGCCACCCCAACATTGTTCAGCTGAAAGCTTTCTATTATTCCAATGGTGAACGT AAAGATGAGGTTTACTTGAACCTCGTCCAAGAGTTCGTGCCCGAGACCGTCTACCGAGCCTCTCGATTTTTCAACAAGATGAAGACTACCATGCCTATCCTGGAGGTCAAGTTGTACATCTACCAGTTATTCAGAGCCTTGGCGTACATTCACTCTCAGGGCATCTGTCACCGAGACATCAAACCTCAGAACCTTCTCCTGGATCCCAACAGCGGCATCCTTAAGCTTTGCGATTTCGGAAGTGCGAAAATTTTGGTCCCTAATGAGCCCAACGTTTCGTACATCTGCTCCCGGTACTACCGTGCACCTGAACTTATCTTCGGTGCGACAAATTATACCACAAAGATTG ATGTGTGGTCTACTGGCTGTGTGATGGCTGAACTGATGCTTGGTCAACCTCTTTTCCCTGGCGAGTCCGGTATTGATCAGCTCGTTGAAATTATCAAGGTCCTGGGCACTCCTACTCGAGAACAAATTCGAACCATGAACCCCAACTACATGGAGCACAAGTTCCCCCAGATCAAGCCTCATCCATTTAACAAGGTCTTCCGAAAGGCTGATGCCAATGCTATTGACCTTATCGCCCGCCTCCTTGAGTACACCCCAACCGAGCGACAGTCAGCTATCGATGCTATGGTTCATCCTTTCTTTGACGAGCTTCGGGACCCCAATACAAAGCTCCCTGATTCGCGACACGGCACTGGCCAGCTTCGTGAACTCCCTGCGCTTTTCGATTTTACACGCCATG AACTCTCAATCGCCCCCAGCCTGAACCAAAAGCTTGTTCCAGCACACATTCGACCCGTGCTAGCATCTCAAGGCCTTGATATCGACCATTTCACACCCTTGACGGAgcaggagatgatggcgaaACTCGATTGA
- a CDS encoding hypothetical protein (BUSCO:EOG09260PI1), with product MGDYDRRPGGYRKRRYRDDDDHYDRRNQRRRVDSAPLPVRVRRQLLSIADSPLRRWAEEVQSIAHMVAENHDDENLRKMFLDLVTQILLEQPLKTPFVAAVVHIINTLKPEFVDEILARIGQITADKIAQGEWRDVKLLLKFLACLQSLMEGDGLFPILEELFSRAADLQTASSDDTIGTEIVKIILLTIPYIMVSAPGQFHQKAAELMEKTDIIASEPHALQVLVDPYHPEGKEESPGTSLSVCMLLQQQLQSEAAKNWELSCLPRPWEMPLGDIEAQDKLSNAPKHALPTIAIPATVIAGPRPLFPEIYFSVYSQQEIPSVPAVTDIAALLIRDGLLDTINILDFNRNVTARYLMDLDCYFADGTFVKRATPFDELKNFPDGKNTWKPEDVAVDTVFSQLFQLPTPERKLVYYHSVLTEACKLAPAAIAPSLGRAIRYLYRNSPQMDLELSYRFMDWFSHHLSNFGFTWKWAEWVDDAQLPNAHPSKWFLKGALDKEVRLSFAQRIQKTLPEPYLPLVGPEKEKDVPDFKFQNPETPFSKEGQEIASLLRRKGPDEEFEPLFRSIQTQASEQSLDPIVASTDVFMTAICWVGSKSLSHVLACIERTKGRLLEAGNSSDAARAQIISAVMSYWHAHPGVALSIIEKLVNYSILTPFTVVDWALVASTPANGTDGGDSLTEPHIFELVFNTIFKVTRRSRDVVAAPETDEETRFKEMKSTQDLFRAMNDALVSWAGGSKDELMEGGDGSSDREAMIRRWGQRWLRVFKRMGAIEEAFVLEASKNLGKDKMATDGVEN from the exons ATGGGCGATTACGATAGACGACCAGGCGGCTACCGCAAGCGAAGATATCGAG ACGATGACGACCATTACGATCGCCGAAACCAGAGAAGACGAGTTGACTCAGCACCTCTTCCTGTGCGCGTCCGGCGGCAGCTTCTGAGCATCGCAGACTCTCCTCTGCGCAGATGGGCGGAAGAAGTTCAATCCATTGCACATATGGTGGCCGAAAATCATGACGACGAAAATCTTCGCAAGATGTTTCTCGACTTGGTGACACAAATTCTGCTCGAACAGCCTCTCAAGACGCCCTTCGTTGCCGCCGTTGTTCACATCATCAATACCTTGAAGCCTGAGTTTGTTGACGAGATCCTCGCTCGCATTGGGCAAATCACAGCAGACAAGATCGCTCAGGGCGAGTGGCGTGATGTCAAGTTGCTGCTCAAGTTTCTGGCCTGTCTGCAGTCTTTGATGGAAGGGGATGGCCTCTTTCCCATCCTAGAAGAGTTATTCAGTCGAGCTGCAGACCTCCAAACGGCCAGTTCGGACGAC ACTATTGGTACCGAAATTGTCAAGATAATTCTCCTTACCATCCCTTACATCATGGTGTCCGCCCCTGGACAATTTCACCAAAAGGCTGCGGAGTTGATGGAGAAGACAGACATTATTGCTTCCGAACCCCATGCCCTACAGGTGCTTGTTGATCCTTATCACCCCGAGGGCAAAGAGGAGAGTCCTGGCACATCTCTCAGTGTTTGTATGCTgcttcaacagcagctcCAGTCcgaagcagccaagaactGGGAACTATCATGCTTGCCACGACCTTGGGAGATGCCACTGGGAGATATCGAGGCTCAAGACAAACTCTCTAATGCGCCTAAACACGCGCTTCCCACTATCGCCATTCCCGCGACTGTTATCGCCGGGCCCCGGCCTCTATTTCCAGAGATCTATTTTTCAGTCTATTCTCAACAGGAGATCCCTTCAGTCCCAGCTGTGACCGACATCGCTGCATTGCTTATCCGCGATGGCCTCCTCGACACGATCAACATCTTGGACTTCAACCGTAATGTGACGGCTCGCTATTTGATGGACCTGGATTGCTATTTCGCTGACGGCACTTTTGTTAAGCGTGCCACCCCTTTTGATGAATTGAAGAACTTTCCCGATGGTAAAAATACATGGAAGCCAGAGGATGTTGCTGTCGACACAGTGTTTTCGCAGTTGTTCCAACTGCCCACGCCCGAGCGAAAGCTTGTGTACTACCATTCAGTCCTCACTGAGGCCTGTAAGTTGGCACCAGCCGCTATTGCCCCTTCTCTTGGTAGGGCCATAAGATACCTCTACCGGAACAGCCCTCAGATGGACCTGGAGCTGAGCTATCGGTTCATGGATTGGTTTTCCCACCATCTCAGTAACTTTGGCTTCACCTGGAAGTGGGCCGAATGGGTCGATGATGCGCAACTGCCAAATGCCCATCCCAGCAAGTGGTTCTTGAAGGGCGCCTTGGATAAGGAGGTGAGATTGAGTTTTGCCCAGAGAATTCAGAAGACCCTCCCTGAACCCTACCTACCCTTGGTAGGCCccgagaaagagaaagatgtTCCCGACTTCAAGTTTCAGAATCCTG AAACACCGTTCTCCAAGGAGGGCCAGGAAATTGCCAGTCTTTTGAGACGGAAAGGACCagatgaggagtttgagcCTCTTTTCAGGAGCATTCAAACCCAAGCTTCGGAGCAATCATTGGACCCTATAGTTGCCAGCACAGATGTCTTTATGACTGCCATTTGCTGGGTTGGTTCCAAGTCGTTAAGCCACGTCCTTGCCTGTATCGAGCGGACCAAGGGTCGATTACTTGAAGCTGGTAATTCCTCCGATGCGGCGCGCGCCCAAATTATCTCTGCCGTCATGAGTTACTGGCACGCGCACCCTGGTGTTGCTCTCTCGATCATCGAGAAACTTGTCAACTACTCCATCTTGACGCCTTTTACCGTGGTAGACTGGGCTCTTGTGGCTAGCACGCCAGCCAACGGCACTGATGGCGGTGATAGTCTCACTGAACCTCACATCTTTGAGCTGGTTTTTAACACGATTTTCAAAGTCACCCGTCGCAGCCGTGATGTTGTCGCTGCACCCGAAACCGATGAGGAGACACGCTTCAAGGAGATGAAGTCGACTCAGGATCTTTTCCGTGCCATGAACGATGCTCTCGTTAGCTGGGCTGGTGGAAGCAAGGATGAGCTGATGGAGGGAGGTGACGGGTCGAGCGATCGCGAAGCCATGATCCGACGATGGGGACAACGATGGCTGCGTGTCTTTAAGAGGATGGGTGCCATCGAGGAGGCATTTGTTCTCGAGGCGAGCAAGAATTTGGGTAAAGACAAGATGGCTACGGATGGAGTAGAAAATTAG
- a CDS encoding hypothetical protein (EggNog:ENOG41): MVGRPRRASTSSVDTEDESQRSWKQEKSVLRFDAGGVDPDTTFEIKDAVVLNKDGHTLENALDVATRGPYIIRGLLNIEEQSQRARLIMKVRSLTPFEVRKCGQYSIGESESGSPVIWMLGTCAWFELTPAPAYLPIYRKMQEAIRLYYRLMAIYRDQKPKKAKKSKKDSLKELYQVFHELYNDPDSSYKYAASIGDGSTLEEVITRCDDHASFLIAQCIQDQSEVEWSVTPFFKWLINRHQELYNKELERVTNPPQPERSSSLEASNPLVSQRLTSRTRNASSGPSTARDATPDSNESDDSPPRRRYSRSRSATHRPENGAADLFSSTQASRDGSTRPVSVHSSASVPSVRMSQAPITVDAQDDAFRCILDALAWIRVEISKSKGGRLSISAVTSRLWENFTFPTYKGELKPAYRVPIKEVLHYNVHALLQVLDKDKYDGEFYSWLQELAETPFNPVAIKPSDFPYYVKRRQQSNKNNPGKPSTPLQAGASSRNFDERLSTPPRSSPAGKSLRRPGRPSGIKSSLRLATTSRKRPHSEVDSDSEDEGSQPKRSHYFSGEEETMGNASHMSLSEDEDAQETSEGPVKIYLRADNIPTTVPRGPGETWVCEEEDCGYVVRGGDIQNCQDRIRRHFNEHEQQMDRVNLARTEATRGHLPVNHLMDKLKKLGEKSQAAEQLMVNEIVLPQRIKRNLLV, translated from the exons ATGGTCGGGCGCCCCCGCCGGGCGTCTACGTCTAGTGTGGATACGGAAGATGAGAGTCAAAGATCATGGAAGCAGGAGAAATCGGTGCTGCGGTTTGACGCCGGTGGTGTGGACCCAGATACGACCTTCGAGATCAAAGATGCCGTCGTTCTCAACAAAGATGGCCACACCCTTGAAAACGCCCTCGATGTCGCTACTCGTGGCCCCTATATCATCCGAGGATTGCTCAATATCGAGGAGCAGTCTCAGAGAGCACGCC TCATAATGAAAGTGCGCTCTTTGACACCTTTCGAAGTCAGAAAATGCGGCCAATACTCTATCGGAGAATCTGAAAGCGGTTCTCCAGTCATATGGATGCTGGGCACCTGTGCATGGTTCGAATTAACCCCTGCGCCAGCATACCTCCCCATATACAGAAAGATGCAGGAGGCTATACGGCTCTACTATAGATTGATGGCAATCTACAGGGACCAGAAacccaagaaggccaagaaaagcaaaaaagATTCTTTGAAAGAACTCTACCAGGTATTCCATGAG CTATACAACGATCCTGACTCTTCATACAAGTATGCTGCCAGTATAGGAGATGGTTCAACTCTCGAGGAAGTGATCACAAGATGTGATGATCATGCTTCGTTTCTCATTGCTCAGTGCATCCAAGACCAAAGCGAGGTCGAGTGGTCCGTGACCCCTTTCTTCAAATGGTTGATAAATAGACATCAA GAACTATACAACAAAGAACTTGAAAGAGTGACCAATCCTCCGCAGCCCGAGAGATCCTCCTCTCTTGAGGCCAGTAACCCCCTTGTCTCACAGAGATTGACCTCCCGAACTCGCAATGCTTCTTCGGGTCCGTCGACAGCTCGCGACGCAACCCCAGATTCCAATGAGTCTGATGACAGTCCTCCCCGACGACGATACTCAAGATCGCGGTCTGCCACTCACAGGCCCGAAAACGGTGCCGCTGACTTGTTCAGCTCTACACAAGCTTCAAGAGACGGATCAACAAGGCCAGTCAGCGTTCATTCTTCAGCTAGTGTACCAAGTGTCCGTATGAGCCAGGCGCCTATTACGGTGGATGCCCAGGACGATGCTTTCCGGTGCATTCTTGATGCCCTTGCGTGGATTCGCGTAGAGATCAGCAAATCCAAGGGCGGGCGTCTAAGCATCTCAGCTGTGACCAGCAGACTCTGGGAAAATTTTACTTTCCCCACCTACAAAGGCGAGTTAAAGCCAGCGTATAGGGTGCCCATCAAGGAAGTTCTCCATTACAATGTGCATGCTCTTTTACAGGTTCTTGACAAGGATAAATATGATGGCGAATTCTACTCCTGGCTACAAGAGCTCGCCGAAACGCCTTTCAACCCTGTCGCCATTAAACCATCAGATTTTCCGTACTACGTTAAACGACGTCAGCAATCTAACAAGAACAACCCAGGCAAACCGTCAACCCCTTTACAAGCTGGAGCCTCCTCAAGGAACTTTGATGAAAGGTTGTCAACTCCTCCCCGCTCTTCGCCTGCAGGTAAGAGCCTTAGGCGACCAGGTCGTCCATCTGGTATAAAGTCCAGTCTTCGTCTGGCAACCACTTCTAGAAAGCGGCCTCATTCTGAAGTTGATAGTGACTCGGAGGATGAGGGGTCACAGCCGAAGCGATCTCACTACTTTTCTGGTGAGGAAGAGACCATGGGTAATGCCAGTCACATGAGTCTttccgaggatgaagatgctcaAGAAACATCTGAAGGCCCAGTCAAGATTTATCTAAGAGCGGACAACATCCCTACAACCGTTCCACGTGGCCCCGGCGAGACATGGGTctgtgaagaagaggattgtGGATATGTGGTTCGTGGCGGTGATATTCAAAACTGCCAAGACCGTATCAGACGCCATTTTAACGAGCACGAGCAGCAGATGGATCGTGTGAATCTCGCCAGGACCGAAGCCACTCGCGGTCACTTGCCTGTAAA TCACTTAATGGACAAGCTCAAAAAGCTGGGTGAGAAGTCCCAGGCCGCCGAACAGCTTATGGTCAACGAAATCGTGTTACCCCAGCGCATCAAACGAAACCTGCTTGTTTAA